Genomic segment of Panicum virgatum strain AP13 chromosome 2K, P.virgatum_v5, whole genome shotgun sequence:
TAAGCTTCTTTTCAATTTCTGCTGCTATATAGGTTactatatttatatatttaaatTTGCTATCTTATGCTATTTACTTATGTATATTAATCtgttttattttaaattaagaAACTGATGATACGGCGCGCAAAGCGCGCGTTATGTTCTAGTGCAATCAAATGCTTGTCGCTGCTGCTCCGGCCGTGTCCTGCTCAACACACCCGTCGGCATCGCCGCCAGCGAGCAGAGCAGGTCGGCGATACAAAAGAAGCCTGTCAGGCCTTCTGAAGTTTCGTCTGCACCTCAGTCGTTCGTTCTGTGCAGATGGCACCATGCGTTACGTTACATATCATTGATTCACATTTTCGAACCCAACTGACTGATGCCATCAATCACATTTTCGAACCCAGCATTTACAGTAGGCATTCTACTTCCCCCAGTGTCAAACAGACTGCTAAAAAGATTTCTAAACGTGAGTGATTAAACAAGGCGGGGGTTTGCACCTTCTGTACAATCAGTATTACCATGCCTCGAATGAAAAGGACTGCTAAAAGGCATGTCAGCAGATCCTCAGGCTGCATATCCTTCATTACCTCAAACTCTAGTTAGTTCTGCGGCTACCCACCACCATAAGAACCAGGTCGTCCGAATGGGTGCTGTTGATGCAAGGAGCTCTCCGGCCTTGTGTTGTTTCTTCCATCGAAGGAGAGAGAATATTTATCCATAACGGAACTCTGTGGCCCACTTGGAAATGAGGGCCCGCACGCATACTTGTCCATCACTGAGCCTCGTTGTAAGCCTGCACCTGAGAGCCCGAAAGAGGGAGTAGATGAAGCAGGCTGGCTAAATCTAGCACCAAAAGATCCATGGGAGTATGTTGCCAACGGGTAATCCACACTGGTACCACCAGGCATACTTAGATAACTATGTGAACCTGTGGTTAGCGGGATCCTACTAGATTGGTAACTGTCACCAATTTGGCCATCATATCTCATGCCCTGTCCTTGCTTAGCCACATCATCAACTAGGCTCCTCCCAGAAGTAGTAGTGTTCAAATATTCTGAGCTTGGATGCCTGTACAAGCTGCCATCATCTCTAGAATGCATGCTGTGCAGACTGGCTGGCGCAGCAAAATAGGGCCTGGTTATTTCGTCAATGCTGGAGCCCCTCATCCTTGAGCTATTGTCAATGTCAGCATACTTGTGTGCATCAAAGTATTCATCATTGTTTGCTGAATAACCTCCCTTATAAGTAGCCCTATTCATAGGGTCATGAAGTTCTTTCGAGGGATGATAACTATCTGGGTGGATTATCCTATCAGAAGCGTGTTCAGTTGGTAAAGCAGGGGAATAGCTTCTGGATTTACTTTGAGCATTACTGCTATCAGGGGATGAGATACTCATGTCAGAGTTCCGTCCATCCATGGACTTGATGTTCATCCCTCCTGCTGTTTGCTCATAGTTGTGCCGAGTGCTCTTCATTTCCTCTCCACTAGAATTTCTTCTATTTCCGTGGCAAGCACCTCTGTGTTCATTCTGAATACTGTCTTTTCTAGGAATAGTAACTTTTGTTTCCTCATATGCAACTTCCACTTGCTTTTCAGGAGGGAGGCTCTCTATATAATCAGGTGTCCACTTCCTACTGTTATCAGGTCTGCTTTCGTAACTGACATTCTCTCTCTGTTTTCCTGTGATGACTTTGCTGGTTGGTTCAGTTTGTTTCTTAACTGGAAGGTTATATGACATATTGGCCTCTTTCACATTGACTGCAATCTTCCCTTGAGATCCTCTCTTGTCTTCAAGTCTAGCTTGCTTCTTGGCAGTATGGTCATCAGGTAGATTGGCCTCTCTGTCATTGCATGCAGTCttgtctttctctctctctttccctgaCCTGGACTCCCATTTGTTGGTAGCCTCAGCTTGTTTCATCATCAGTAGATCTTCTGATAGATTATCCTCTTTGGTATGACAAGATGTCTTTGTaatctctttttctttccctgaTGATCTAGCTTTTATAATGTCAGACGGTTCGGCTTCTTCCCTCACAGGGTCATCTGATGGATAGTCAACAGGGCAAGCTATTTTCCCCGTGTTGGTGTGACTATGCTCCTCAGCTATTTTCATGTGCTTCTTTGTCCAATCAGGATGACTCCACAAGTAGAGGGGTGGTGCAGATGCATTCCACCCTTCAACTGTTTTGTCATTAAGATCCACAGAACCAGGCAAATAGAATGCCTGTCACAATTACAAAAAAGATGTTAATCCAAAACAGCTAGAGAGTGAGAAGGACAACGAGTTTCAATAAAATGCATCAAAGTTTATTACCTTTCCAGCAAGACATTCACTATCCTCCCAAATCAAATCATAAGGTATCTTCTTTTGATCTAACCTGGATAACCAGACAATGAAAgcacaaaggaaaaaaaaattcccaaaagGAAATGTGAGACGGAGATTGTCAACAAAATATTCTGCCGACAGGAATATGGTGCATACCTTTTAGTTTCTTTTGGGACAATTAGTACAACGAGCTTAGGCTTGAAAGACAATGCTTTGTCGATAAATTTGTTTGCAAGACTTGCTTTGACCCCAAATGGAGGATTAAGCCCCATAATCTAATCAACAAACAATGAAAAGTTATAACTAGTGAAGATACTCTAAATTGTGTCTGATAAAGTCCAATTAGAACATACTAGTTGAGATCCACAAGGCAGCTCATTCGGCTTGACAGTCATCCAATCCCTCTTTTCAAAGCCGAAGTGATTCTGCAATGTAGAAAGCACATACAAGTTACACGAAGCCTCAAACTTTAAAGAACTAAGCATGATCAACAGTTATAAGCCTGAAACCTTTCAAACTGCAACTTTGAATGGATAGTATGATCATAAATTAAATTGTAATCAATAACAAGGAACTGGAAGTCAGTAAAGGTACTTTCTGGTCATAAAATAACAAAGATGACCAATAGCAGTGCAACTTTAAAGTTCCATTTGATTAAAAGAATGTAATGACATCTGATTGGATCACTGAAACAATgatttaaaaagaaaaatcaaacaaagaaaaaaggATTCAATTGTCTTAAGTTCCACCTTTGGTTGGATAAGATCATAATTCTTAAAATGGCACTTCTTCGGAACTTTGTCAAGTTTTTCTTTCATCAGCCGGCTGAAATCGTTTGCGCCACAGCAGAAATCCACTATCTGCAAGATCATTGGAGTTTAAGATGATCATAAACTTGTGCAACAAACAACATTGGAACCAGTTTTACTGGCATTCATAAAGGAAACTGGAAACCCCCACACTATAAAATATTTATACAAAACGATTCAGGCAATAACTTCATCAAGAACCTTCAATTTCACACCTGGTTTTCTTAATAAAAATGCTCTATATTATTTGTAGCAACTGATAAGCATAAGAACAATAGTTGCAATTTAATTGACCTCTATAATGATATGTCAAATGTATAATCCATGTTAACATCCAACAATACCTCAGTTCCACTACAATCATTCATAGGCATAGGACATACAAAATAACGGGTCAAGAACATGGGGCATCAGtacagcttttttttttgttacattAAAGGTCCTTTTTCTCTATTGAGGATTTGTTTAGAGTTTTTGAAACAGATAATAAgtgatggactatggataaaagcccccacccctcccactataacacctgggttttatggtcgggttggctaggtggggcgcgctaacatggtaccagagccgaggtcccgggttcgaacccacccggccacgcatttccgctgcgcgatttcccctgcgcctctcgtgtgctgagacctgctgcgggctacgccgggctcgcacgccgtagggggaatgatggactatggataaaagcccccacccctcccactataacacctgggttttatggtcgggttggctaggtggggcgcacTAACAATAAGTACTTCAAAGGATGGCAATATTAGATAGAAAAGTTTGCTTCTGTGATCAGTGGTGCTCCGTACTCAACACAGGACCACACGATAATGCCTAGGGAGGAGTGATTCGCCTAGATTATTTTATTCACACCTAGGCTGAACGGTAGGCTATGTGAGCACATGCGAAGGTTATTTTGATGCCGAAGCAAGGAGAATTGAATAGGTACATTTGTCTCGAACCATTAGTAACTCTTAACGGTCATATCCTTCCCTGTGGTGATGGTTTTCCATTCCATTTGCACTACTGAAAAATATCATATCATGACCACTAAAAAATCAGTTCCATATTAGATATGTTTCAGAGACTTGATAGGCACCAGCTAGTTATGGGGCTGTCTATATCACACCTGGGCgtttttttttcccttcccCATACCCGAATTTTTTCACCATTGGATCCAGATCTTACGGTGGTTCTCTTTtcactgttcatcttcttccctCAACCTtcttccaccgccgccccccCCGCGGGCGTGGGAGGGTCTTGCCGGAGACCCTCTCGTGCCCGCGGCTCCTCCGCTTGCCCCTCCCGTCGCCACCACCCCCACCATGGCCCGAGCCTCCCGCGCCCGCAGCTCTTCCGCTTGCCCTCCTGCCGTCGTTGCCCCCGCCCCGGCCTAACCCAACCGGCCTCCTCGCACACGCGCCCGCAACCTCTGCCGAGCCGGCCTGCCACCCTCAGCCTTGCTCTAAGCCTGGCAATGGAGATTGTCGGAGCCCCAAACCCCAACCCCGGTGGAGCCGCCGGCCTCACCGCCCCCATGCCTGCAACCTCCAACGAGCCGGCCTGCCACCCCCAACCTTCCTCTAAGTCCGGTAATGGAGATCACCGGAGCCCCAAACCCCAACCCTGAACCCTAACCTCGCCGGAGATGGAGAGGACAGAAAAACGGGTGTGAGGATAGAAATGCCCGCGCATGATTTAGCTTTCCCGTTTAACTAACATAGTTACCCTAGTTACAGAATCACCACATAAGTTACTACACTGTATTCAAAGTTGCTCCCTCACTGTAACTTGCTATAAACATGCACCAAAGTTGTTACAGTACACTTACTATACATTGTTAGCTGCATGAATTACCAATACAAATTTATTAAAGTTGTTACATGATACTCCATGCAACCTGATACCAAACTGTCACTAAAGTTGGCACACGGTCCTCACAAAAGAATGCTACAGTTAGAATTCGAGTTTGGAACATAACACGATctctatataaaaaatattagctGAAGTTGCTACCAAGTCATAGTAAATTCTAATGCTTAGCAAAAATCTGTACTTCAAAATCATAGTAAAGTTTAAGTTACTATAGATAATTTGGTGCCTGATATTCATTTAAGTTGATACACAATTCGTACATAAGTTGTTATCATATAATAAAATCAATAATAGAAGTGTTCTTGTTGATACTGGGGAAGGCAATGGGAGCCTGTTTAAATGGACAAGTTATATGGTGGAAGACTATTGGAAAAAGACATGTTTATTAAACCATGGTGTTGTCGAACAGGAAGGCAGGAGGACTCAGGGCGATAAATCTATGGAGTTCATAAATGAGGGAAGCCATCGGCCCATCGCCCATAACATATCTGATATAGGCAGggcagaaaaggaaaaagaaatgaggAAATAAAAGGAGATCACgggaaagaaaagagagggaagTTGTGACACGACAAAACAGGGAAGGAACAGGAAGCAAATTGCAATTTGACCAAAAAGGCTGGCCGAGAATGCAGGACAGGAGTGTGCTCCAAACGGAACCTGTCACCCTTGTCGATGTCTACACTAGAGATACAGTGTGCTGCACTGCTGCTCATactaagaaaagaaacataCCGTGTCACCAGGTTCCACATACCAGTGAAGTTTATCAACAATCTGTAAGAAGAACCAAGCAAGTTAATGATGAAGAtggaatatataataaatattcaAGGGGGTGACTATGGTACACACACCATACTATAGATACTAAAAATCAATAACTTTACACTCCTCCCATGTCCCACCTCCATCACCTATCCTCAATTCCCAATACAGCTCCACATCCCTCTAACATTGCCATAATCCCACTCATTTCTCCTCTCATCACTATATTCTGCAGGTGCATTTTAGAACAAGTTTTTTTCctgctatttttcttttttaagtaTGTTTTCCTTTCGACCTCCACATTTTTCTGCGATTGAACTTTATgctctagtttttttaaaaaatgggtTGCATTCTTTAGAAGTTTCAAAAACTTGCGTAAGTGATTAAGTTAGAAATGAACATAACTTGGGCAGCCGAATCATTCAGTAAGCAGAAATAACAGATAACAGTGCATAGAGGTTATGAACGGGAGCAATTACATACAAAGAAAATTTAGCTTCTTTTTCCATAGTTTTTCTCATTTCAATATTTTCACATCTGCCCACTCCTTTTACTTGTATAATGAACAGTGGAAAATCTGTACAAAGTGCATAAACAAACACAAGGACCACATTCTTATTCGAAGGTCTGCAGATTATTTCTACGATGATACCACTTCTCCATAAAGTGCACATGATCATAATTCAAGAGGCAGAAAGCAAACACAAACTGTTAAAATACACAAGTATAACAGGGCCGTTTCGAGGTATGTGTTTCGAGGATCCATCACAAATTCACGATCAAGAAGTATAACAGggccgtttcaaaaaaaaaattataacaggGATTTGTTATGAAAGGTTCAAAAAAATCTCAAGCTTGGTTGCTCAAGTAAATTTCAAAATCTCACAAGATGTATAAAATTTTACAGTTTAAAAAGTGATATAATCAACCTTTTCATATTCAACCACCTAACTATACATGTTATCTCAACATAATATGCAGATTTCAATATACCTCAACAAGCTTTTCCACTTTTGTAAAATGTCGACCAAAAGAACTGTAGCGTGTGCCATGAATGAAAGGTGATAGATACACTCTGAACTTACTCTGGTAAGAGAAAATGAAATATAAGTTAGTAAATTGATTGGCTACTAACTTAGTCAGAGAATATATTACTGCAAACTACTCAAAGAGAATGCTATAATACAGAGGAGAAATTTGTGATCGCAACATATCATAAGTCTACAACCATTACTCAAATATGTTCAACCATGTCTCCAATCAGAAATGACAAGTACAGAAGGTTTCAACCATTTCCATTAAAATAGAAGAGGACACTTACAACTTGCCATCCACATACCATGCACTAGCACTGGGAGGACAACATTTAGCTAAAATAGATATAtagtgatgatgacgacgatgaaCAACGAAATAACAAGCCAAGTACTGATTGAAACATGAGGACAATATATATTAACATGGAAAAACGAACTGTTTCAGCACATTTCTTACAAATTTACTTCATGTACACAGAAACAGTACAGGAAAA
This window contains:
- the LOC120674021 gene encoding protein ENHANCED DOWNY MILDEW 2-like isoform X1, with the protein product MAAAAAMLMSDDDDAEPQVNAVENYHLVDSQKHPACFSTLPLWHDDTKDVPECKKRLVLWGTADPGVTVYREVVAWRLVLEGKQPEIAVLAVDGNGWIRLVKPKNSYEEVISKVLITAQMLHFLRRKPDEPEKNLWSHLRKVFGKFDVRPSEVDFRNHRSLMKHFAEKDPVLAKSEILRIFVEGQSRKNISEVVAHNIEIKQPFIADDDDIDEMVAEDAHSESDEDEDEDLFDSICAICDNGGDILCCDGPCMRSFHAKKGSGEDSYCDTLGYTEAQVEAMKIFLCKNCEYKQHQCFICGVLEPSDGEAAKVFLCNNATCGHFYHPKCVAKRLHPNNRNEATELEKNISEGFSFTCPIHWCFRCKGLEDRTQEPLQFAVCRRCPKSYHRKCLPREISFQDIEEEDIITRAWELSKRILIYCLDHEIDSEIDTPVRDHIKFPKVEKPAQLFKKGDKLLVKKKKRTFSEAVLDQPSKNTGKMEGMVHVQKSEQTSREVPTKSYTKDLVFEPEKKKAKFLKEKIQPEPRVAKDPSVSSPKPVKEQEQELVVLPSSATRKIPLSSFPVVDTEAEKRVIAILRNAASNLTLKDVTRKCSVPSTHVYSGKQIDKIALGKIERSVQAVGAALKKLENGGNVNDAKAVCEPDVLRQLAKWHSKFRVYLSPFIHGTRYSSFGRHFTKVEKLVEIVDKLHWYVEPGDTIVDFCCGANDFSRLMKEKLDKVPKKCHFKNYDLIQPKNHFGFEKRDWMTVKPNELPCGSQLIMGLNPPFGVKASLANKFIDKALSFKPKLVVLIVPKETKRLDQKKIPYDLIWEDSECLAGKAFYLPGSVDLNDKTVEGWNASAPPLYLWSHPDWTKKHMKIAEEHSHTNTGKIACPVDYPSDDPVREEAEPSDIIKARSSGKEKEITKTSCHTKEDNLSEDLLMMKQAEATNKWESRSGKEREKDKTACNDREANLPDDHTAKKQARLEDKRGSQGKIAVNVKEANMSYNLPVKKQTEPTSKVITGKQRENVSYESRPDNSRKWTPDYIESLPPEKQVEVAYEETKVTIPRKDSIQNEHRGACHGNRRNSSGEEMKSTRHNYEQTAGGMNIKSMDGRNSDMSISSPDSSNAQSKSRSYSPALPTEHASDRIIHPDSYHPSKELHDPMNRATYKGGYSANNDEYFDAHKYADIDNSSRMRGSSIDEITRPYFAAPASLHSMHSRDDGSLYRHPSSEYLNTTTSGRSLVDDVAKQGQGMRYDGQIGDSYQSSRIPLTTGSHSYLSMPGGTSVDYPLATYSHGSFGARFSQPASSTPSFGLSGAGLQRGSVMDKYACGPSFPSGPQSSVMDKYSLSFDGRNNTRPESSLHQQHPFGRPGSYGGG
- the LOC120674021 gene encoding protein ENHANCED DOWNY MILDEW 2-like isoform X2 — translated: MAAAAAMLMSDDDDAEPQVNAVENYHLVDSQKHPACFSTLPLWHDDTKDVPECKKRLVLWGTADPGVTVYREVVAWRLVLEGKQPEIAVLAVDGNGWIRLVKPKNSYEEVISKVLITAQMLHFLRRKPDEPEKNLWSHLRKVFGKFDVRPSEVDFRNHRSLMKHFAEKDPVLAKSEILRIFVEGQSRKNISEDNIEIKQPFIADDDDIDEMVAEDAHSESDEDEDEDLFDSICAICDNGGDILCCDGPCMRSFHAKKGSGEDSYCDTLGYTEAQVEAMKIFLCKNCEYKQHQCFICGVLEPSDGEAAKVFLCNNATCGHFYHPKCVAKRLHPNNRNEATELEKNISEGFSFTCPIHWCFRCKGLEDRTQEPLQFAVCRRCPKSYHRKCLPREISFQDIEEEDIITRAWELSKRILIYCLDHEIDSEIDTPVRDHIKFPKVEKPAQLFKKGDKLLVKKKKRTFSEAVLDQPSKNTGKMEGMVHVQKSEQTSREVPTKSYTKDLVFEPEKKKAKFLKEKIQPEPRVAKDPSVSSPKPVKEQEQELVVLPSSATRKIPLSSFPVVDTEAEKRVIAILRNAASNLTLKDVTRKCSVPSTHVYSGKQIDKIALGKIERSVQAVGAALKKLENGGNVNDAKAVCEPDVLRQLAKWHSKFRVYLSPFIHGTRYSSFGRHFTKVEKLVEIVDKLHWYVEPGDTIVDFCCGANDFSRLMKEKLDKVPKKCHFKNYDLIQPKNHFGFEKRDWMTVKPNELPCGSQLIMGLNPPFGVKASLANKFIDKALSFKPKLVVLIVPKETKRLDQKKIPYDLIWEDSECLAGKAFYLPGSVDLNDKTVEGWNASAPPLYLWSHPDWTKKHMKIAEEHSHTNTGKIACPVDYPSDDPVREEAEPSDIIKARSSGKEKEITKTSCHTKEDNLSEDLLMMKQAEATNKWESRSGKEREKDKTACNDREANLPDDHTAKKQARLEDKRGSQGKIAVNVKEANMSYNLPVKKQTEPTSKVITGKQRENVSYESRPDNSRKWTPDYIESLPPEKQVEVAYEETKVTIPRKDSIQNEHRGACHGNRRNSSGEEMKSTRHNYEQTAGGMNIKSMDGRNSDMSISSPDSSNAQSKSRSYSPALPTEHASDRIIHPDSYHPSKELHDPMNRATYKGGYSANNDEYFDAHKYADIDNSSRMRGSSIDEITRPYFAAPASLHSMHSRDDGSLYRHPSSEYLNTTTSGRSLVDDVAKQGQGMRYDGQIGDSYQSSRIPLTTGSHSYLSMPGGTSVDYPLATYSHGSFGARFSQPASSTPSFGLSGAGLQRGSVMDKYACGPSFPSGPQSSVMDKYSLSFDGRNNTRPESSLHQQHPFGRPGSYGGG